In one window of Rhinopithecus roxellana isolate Shanxi Qingling chromosome 15, ASM756505v1, whole genome shotgun sequence DNA:
- the LOC104677671 gene encoding olfactory receptor 10W1, with protein sequence MAQNVIYLQSDSSFFPCNSPQRNTVSSMTWENHSILMEFVFLAYPSCPELRILSFVGVSLVYGLIITGNILVVLSIHTDARLCTPMYYFLGSLSGIEVCYTAVVVPHILTNTLQSEKTITLLGCATQMTFFIALGSADCFLLAVMACDRYVAICHPLQYPLLMTLTLCVHLVVASVVSGLFLSLQLVAFVFSLPFCQTQDIEHFFCDVPPVMHLVCAQSHIHEQSVLVAAILAIAVPFFLITTSYTFIVAAVLKIRSAAGRHRAFSTCSSHLTVVLLQYGCCAFMYLRPSSSYHPKQDQFVSLVYTLGTPLLNPLIYALRNSEMKEAIGRVLTRNCLSQNS encoded by the coding sequence ATGGCTCAGAATGTAATTTATCTTCAGTctgattcttccttctttccttgtaaCTCTCCACAGAGAAATACTGTTAGCTCAATGACCTGGGAAAATCACTCAATATTGATGGAATTTGTGTTCCTGGCCTATCCCTCCTGCCCAGAACTGCGTATTCTGTCCTTCGTTGGGGTCAGCCTTGTTTATGGATTGATCATCACCGGGAACATCCTCGTTGTACTGTCCATTCACACAGACGCCCGTCTATGCACACCCATGTACTATTTCCTGGGCAGCCTTTCTGGGATTGAAGTATGCTACACTGCAGTGGTGGTACCCCATATCCTGACCAACACCCTACAGTCAGAGAAGACCATCACCCTCCTGGGCTGTGCCACCCAGATGACTTTCTTCATTGCACTGGGCAGTGCTGATTGCTTCCTCTTGGCTGTCATGGCCTGTGACCGCTATGTGGCCATTTGCCACCCCTTGCAGTACCCTCTCCTCATGACATTGACTCTTTGTGTCCACTTGGTTGTGGCATCCGTCGTCAGTGGTCTGTTCTTGTCCTTACAACTGGTAGCCTTCGTCTTCTCTCTGCCATTCTGCCAGACTCAGGACATTGAgcacttcttttgtgatgtgCCACCAGTCATGCATCTTGTTTGTGCTCAGAGTCACATTCATGAGCAGTCAGTGCTGGTGGCAGCCATACTAGCCATTGCTGTGCCTTTCTTCCTCATCACCACCTCCTACACCTTCATAGTGGCTGCTGTGCTCAAGATCCGCTCCGCTGCTGGCCGCCACCGGGCCTTCTCCACCTGCTCTTCCCACCTCACTGTGGTGCTGCTGCAGTATGGCTGCTGTGCCTTCATGTACCTGCGTCCCAGCTCCAGCTACCACCCCAAGCAAGATCAGTTTGTCTCACTAGTGTACACATTGGGAACCCCACTGCTCAACCCACTCATCTATGCCCTGAGGAACAGTGAGATGAAAGAGGCCATAGGGAGAGTTCTTACCAGGAACTGCCTTTCCCAGAACAGCTAG